The window GTGAACTATCAGAAATAATAAGAATTGCCAAAGAAAATAGGATCTTTCATGGCCAAACTGTCGAGAATCGTGTAATCGTGAAGGATGGAGGAAAAGGTTGAGCTACTGAAATGTCTCGAGGAAAAAATAGACAGTGGCAAAGCGACGGTAGATCGGCTGAAACTCGTAGGAAAGATCGATGGGGTTGAGAAACTCGTACGAAAGATtcaacaagagattagattttTAGAAAAGGTACGTTCCTCTGAAATTCTTACTAGGAAGGAAACATTTGTCACGTTGCGGTTTTAATAGAAGATTCTTACCTAACTACCAAGGTCTGATTATCTATATAGCTTTGAAACTTATGAAACATCTCGCTTGCATCTAGTTTTAATTGTTCTCTATTATGTAGACGTCCATATGGAACgttaaaaatatcatggattTATAACAATAAACTATTCTCACAAAGGTACAATCTACAGGGAATGTGAAGAAAGAACATCTGCAGAGCACAAATTTGATTCATTTGAATGCTATTGTAGCACGGCTCTTCTGTGCCAATGAACCCACCAATGTTCTGAAACCATTCAAATATCAGAAATCACGTTTagaagtagatatagtatgcaATGGTGGTGCCTCTTGGGTAAAAGTTATCGCTAGAAATGCCAGAGCTCTTACCTTGATCTCAATGGGCAACGGAGAATACGGTCAGAAATCTGTGCTTGACCAGGCTTCTTCTTTCTTGCAATGCGCAAAATGTTATCCGTATCTTTATAGACCGCCAGAAATTGTATTCCATTTTGCTTATGGCATAGAAATACCTTTAGCTAAAAATTTGGAGCTTATGGGAGTAGCGGTTGAAGGAGATAGGATTGAatgcgaagaagaaaaaagcaTGGACATACATGGTATAAACTTTTTCTTGTACACATTAGTTACAATTTTAAGAAAGGTACTCATCGTTGTGTCTGTTATTCCGGAGACAGATATAGACGAAAAATTCTCAACACGGATGTACACGTCAGAATTCAATGGAGAACCATTGGACGAATCGAAAAGGAATACAAACTCGAATCTAGACACCCTTAATGTTTCTCCTCTGGAAACTGAAATAAAGATCCTTAATTTGGATGTATCAACTTTATTAGCATACGTGACAAATATGACTAATGGGTATGATCATTTTATTTATCGTGAACCGTTGCTTACGCAACAAGCGGAAATGGAGAGAAAACGTCCAGTGAAGCCAATATTAGAAAGCATATTTAAAGATAAAGAACTGATAGTCTGCCAGACtgcttatgaaaattttatgaacATCATAGATGTTATTGGCGGACCTAAAGAGACTCTCAGGGCGAAAGAATTACTTAGTAGAGTTCGGATCGTGAACGATATACCCGCTGGCAGAATCATAGAGAAATTAAATTTGGGTGGTAAAATCAAAGACAGATCTAGACTGGTGTTTGCCACCGGTGAAAATACGAAAAGTATCACGGTATCGGCTAACGAAGGATTTGTTAGAGCAGCACGTATGCAGGTACTGGTATTTTATATTACGAATCATAGCAGTTTCAAACAACTTTAGTGAGACATTTTTACAGGGTATTGAATGCACAGTTTTCTTGCATGAACCTAGATCTCTTTCAGAGATTAAAGAGGGCTATGCTACAAAGATAAGCCCATCTTGATACCGGTCGAACGTTGAAAAATTATCCTAGATCATTGAAAAAGAAACACACGTACTACatgagaaatatttctattCTTTACTGGTCAATTATTACATTAGGTTTGTTCGTCCACGCACCCATCCGTACCTTCTTCAAATTCTGCAAAAGGTGAATCgagtaaaattaaaatagaaatgtttcaaatgtaAAAGAATTACAAGTATATACCGTTAATAAATTTGTTGAAGTGTGGATTTCTTTCTCTCGCTAATCGAATGTACTCTTTATATTTCATCTCGTTTCCAAGCTTTTTGTAACATTTAGCGCTATTTAAAAGTGCCTTTAAATTCGCCTCGTGTATTTTTAATGCCCATTCGCAGTCGTCTAAAGCTTTTTCGTACAATCCAAGACGAATGTACGATAAAGCTCTGTTATTCCATAACACGGACGAATCTTTTCGTTGTTCCAGTGCTTTGCTGTAATAAGTCACagctttttcataattttcctcCTTAAATGCTCCATTGCCGATCCTTTTCATCGTTTCCGCTCGTTCGTTTCGAATTTTTCGACTCTCCGCTCTTTCCTTCGCATCCTTCTCTACACTCGACATAAACGCttctgtataaatataaatttttaattagtacgGCAATTAGTAACAgctgaaagaataatttatacCTCGTGACATTTGTTCGTCGGTGATGTTCTCATCTTTTGAATATTTGTTGATCACTGTACGATTGACCTTTACTTTCAATTCGTCATCTTCAGAGAAGTCCTTGGTCGGTTTCGTTTCTAAAATTTCGTCCGCCAATATCTGACCGTGTTTTTGTTCCTCAGGGTCGGGAGATGCTAATTTCTTCACAATTTTctcttgaaaaatgataaaacatcTTAAGTTTTGTTTGCGATTCAATTAGATACACGGGCACTTACCAACTTCGTTAACGCGATgcataaaattttggaattcttccTCCGTTACGTGTTTATCAGCAGTTAGATTGCTTATCATTTCTTcgccttcttttattttttcgtccAGTTCGTCGTTATTTATTGTTCCTTCCATACTTCTTGCAATATTTAATGATGATCGTAACAGAAAAGATTGATCCAACTAAACCAGAGACTAGTTTCCATAGAAACGCATAATACTGTGAGAGAAATTGAACGCGTACAAAAGTAAAATGTTTGGCGCGATATTACGAATGCGATTCACCTGTTAATTGATTAGGATAATTATTAAACGAGGACGTAATGTGTAGTTTGAATTGATTTATTACAAAAGAAACCAGATCACGTAACAAAGTAACAAGTAAGGTGACAAACTATGGGTTAATTTATGCGTGTTGTTACATTTTTTTGCAAAGTgtttttaattacagaaaaattCGTAGTCGcaggaaaaattttattcagttcattgaaaaagaaaaaataaggaAGTTATCCCATTTGTTAACCATTAGATCCTTTTCTTGTAGGAAATTCTGGAAGACTTCCAGTATTATAATAGGTCTGCTCCATATTTGTAACAGAAAACGTTTGTGACGATCCTATTACATTTTCTGAACTATCATTTTCAATCTCCTCAACCTCCAGCGGATCCATCTCTGTATCCTCTTCCATTTCAAACGACAGATCCACTTCATCTTTTATAAAAACTCCACATTTCACTGGTTCATTAACGTCCACCTTGCAACTTTCTTTCCTCCTGTCCAAGGGTTCGTTAGTCTTTACATTTTGGGTGATAGCCGGTGGTTTCCCAGCTGTTATTTCAACCTCATCCATTATACACAATTTCTTTAAAGGCAATGGACTGTCTTTTGAAATAGCTGATAAAATACGGGGCCAACTGATAACTGGATCAGGAATCTCTTTCCTCTTTAGGACAGACGTATTTGAAATTCCTTTACTGGTGCTTGGCATATCGTTTATGTCTACAATACTGATTCCAGATTTACCCGTCTCCAAGCGTTGACTCAATAAATTAATGTTATTCTCTTTGCTTTTTTTAGTTGTTTCCAAAGGTAATTTATTCGTTATCTTATGAGGATGAGTAGAAGAAGGGAACCGCGTTGCTTGGCAGGTAGTTTTATTTTGTGATCTAGCATTTGGATCATGATCAGATGGTATTGTTTTGGTAGATAAACTTTTAGTTTCTTCTAGCTTTAAACGGGACACGGTTGACGCGTCGTGAGACGCGTTGTTCGATTCCCCTACCAAAACGGACGTCTGTATGTGCCGCAATCCGGTAACTTCCAAAATTTCGGCCAACTTTAGCAATCTTCTAACCTCACTTTGTACGACTTGTATTTCACCGCAATACATGAAGTTGATAATAGTCTTCAGATCATCGGCCTCGATGTCGTGGAGTATAATCATAGGGTGAGGATGCTCGTTAGCCACCAGCAATCGACGAAAGAAGGAGCTCGAGTTGGCCAATACCATTTTGTGACACTTCAAAATCGTTCCATCTTTACACACTAAGGAAAGATCTACAAACTGTTGCTTCTCGTAACACGTATCGAGGGAAACCGCTAAATGCGACGGGAAACTGTGCCACTTTAAGTTCAACACCGTTTCTTCCCTCATTTTGAATATTGTAATTGGTAGCTTTCGATTTAACGCGGACTTTTCGCAGTGAGCAACTTTGGTTTATGATAACACACTCGCCATGACATGTGCTGCTGTCATCGCAACTACGTTTCAACCGCCTTTACGCTTACAAACTCGTGGATACAAAAATCTCTCTACCTTCTATCCAAAGATCATAGACAAACTTGTCGCGATATTTTAAATTCGACGTGCATATATTCGTACACTTCGTTTCGCTCGTACTtgctacaaataaataaatttcaactgaTCGTATAGTTTTTCGAGAAAACAGGTACGAGTGGGGGttctactttttaaaaataacctGTATAGCAATCGATTTCCGCCAGCTAGATGCCAACATTATCTAGGGGGTGGCAAATAAACCATCGGATTGAAATGTTTGTTACAAAACtataattcttttttacaaATTCGAAACTATTTTTTACACGATTcagtttcttcttttaattatcgTCCCAAGTATTTAAACTTTAAAtgattttgaaagaaaatgtaCAATCGCAGGTATTTCTCATTGCgcgatattataattattcagaataccgtgTATAGGATGattaattgatataaaattcattttgtcCAAGAAGCGTTCGATGAATGCTTTGATTAACGCGCCCGTTTAGTCGCGCATGCGCGTTTCATCGCCGTTGTGattctcgaaatatctcgaaatcgaAATGTTGCCAGCGATCCCTCGATGCCAATTGAGTTCGATAATTGCAAATGGTCGTTTAATAACAGATGATTGAACGCGTTCCGCGGCGCGGCCTAGCATTTATCTGTCAAAACTGGTGACGGACGGCCGACCGGCGATGAGCCGACACACGCGCGCCTCTTGATACTTTCGCGCGACGATTTTAGGTTATCGTTTCGATCGCTTCGATGAAAACACTCGTCGTGTGTACGTTTAACACGTTCAGCGGTTACATTTACCGAGCTGCATAAACGCATCGATCCCGTTAAAGTGTCTACGAAATAACCCGCCTACATTATTATGTGATGATCGTGAACTGTAAACAAACGGgacaaagaaagagagagagacagtGAGAGAACGATgagagaagaaggaaggaaCAAAAGGAAAATGCAAAACATTCGAGCCGATGCATTCTGCTATCTCATCGTGGCAATGCTTTTTCTGGCGCCATTCAGTTACGCAGGTAAGCGGGAATTCTCTGCAACTGTTCGATATTTATTCGGCGTAACGTTAAACCGTCTTTCTAGCAGATGAGCCGTTGAAATTGGTTCGTTCAACCGAACCGAACCGAACCATTGGGGTCACCCCTGTAAGTCCACAATAGTCTTCTTCCGCTTTTCTCTCTTCGTCTCGTTGCTTCCCCTCTCTATCTATCTCTGTCCCTCcttccctctctttctttctcttttccccATTCTtattctctcgctctctcttctACGTCTCTTCTCGTCCCGGCTTTTGGTCCAGAAATCGAGGGCTGCCTCCCGGCCTGCACTTGTCCTGTGTTTTTTCGCTAATACGTCGATACGTTTCGGTTCGATCTTCCTCAGCTGCTTTGGATTTTATCATTAATCACCCAACCAACCAGTGTTAGGTGCCACCGACGACTTTGTTTTGTAATCGCGTTTATCAAGAAGAGCGTGTTTTCCCgtttcccgtgtcgctacgtaATTGAAGACACATTTATCCGGTACGATTTGCACTCTCGGACTTTCCTGTTACtctgaatttatatttaaatcgtTCCGCACGGTTTATCGATGTCTCCTTGCCCCGGCAAACTGTTGCATTTCATTACAAAGGGAGCTATTTCGCAACATTGCCCCGTAAGAAACGTATCTGGTTATGTAAGATGAAATGTGTGTATTAAAAATATCCGATATTGTCTAGGGAAGAAGAGCAGAGGTTATCAAATGGAGCAATCTCAGCTACGTTCTTACTTTCTGGCAAAAAAGATGCTCGTTTTGTTCGTATTAAAGAAGATGAGTCAACGCGATAACAAAGTTCACGTATGCTTAACGCGTTGCGTTTGTTCTCATTCTTTCGCCAAACGAGTTACGAACGATAGATAAAGGCGAGCACGTATGTACGCATGAGTACCGTGTAAATACACGTATACGCGATTTCTAGGGTGAGTAATTAACGCTAACTCGTCGCTCTTGACGGGCGTGATTAACTTTGCGAAACAAATAATTTTCCCGTGACGATTTTGTTAATCATCCCGGCGTACTCCCGTTTCCATTGGGTGTAATTCGTTTCAGCCAGGGTATGATTGTTATTCGCAGTCGCCTACTGTTGCCACGCAGGCACGCTCTTCTCGTGGAAAACACACATAGTTGCGTAATTTCGTTGTCTGACCACAGTGTGTAATATTCTACTTTGAGTCGAAGATacttattacataatatctcaAGATGGAGTCCCGGTTTCGTCGAAAGCGCGTAGAAAATTAAAAGGGAAGAATGGAAATTCGAAGATTTTGCTTTTTCGAATAGAAATACGCGGGCGCATCGATGAATCCGAATGAAAGGTCCCATTGTTCGATCGAGCTATGAATTCCGCGACGTTATCGGGAAAAAAATTCATCAGCCCGCAGGAACGATGCGAATTAATTGCCGAGGATCGAGCACGATATCTTAAATCGAATTGCAGATGTTCGCAATCTTCTCGAAGCCGAATACGTTATCGCCAAGCTTATTTCGgtttttcattttcgtttaaGTACTTCTTATTGTTCGTACGAACGGTACCGAATGTCCGCTTATCGAATTAAATGGAGTAGCATCGATTTAAAGCGAAAGAAAGTCCCTTAATTTGCTTGACTCAACCACCGTATAGTTAACCCCCTGTATTCTAGCTGATAAAACGAATTCGTCTCAATTAACTGATTCAGCCAATCTCGACTCACGCAGTGTCGATAGAGTCGCAAAGATACGACGCACATTCGACATCAGGCTCTTTGTGCTTTTCATTCGAGGGAAACAAAAGAATAATCGGTGGACGTCGGATGATAACAGGCAGATAAACGAGCGTAATGTCCACTCGTGATTAAGAAATACGCGAACGAAGCTGATCACAGGTGGATGCTACTTTCATTGTTTCGTTCTTTCAGAGATAAACgttgtttctcttctttcgACTCGTAGGATTCAAATTTTACTTTCTGATTAATTAATCGAACACACGTATATTTCCTGATTTAACGTACACTCCTGTGAATCGATTCGCATTGTTCGCTACTGCATTTCTTTGCTAGCCGTCCGTGGCTAATGTATCCATATCTATTAACCCCTGGTTAGACGAATCAACTAGATAAACTCCTCGTGTCCCCCGCTTCCAATTCccatcgatcgaacgatcgaacaACGTTGGTCGTTGATTTTCTCGACGCGGTGGCCGTCAAGGATTAAAGAGTAATTTAACGACGAGACAGGCAGGGGTGACCGTAGGTAATGGAAAGAGCTGGGAAACAATTTTCGTTCGTTGCTTTCAAGGGTTGTTCTAATGTATAAAGAAACATCTTTTCACGTATTGATCCAGATTCTTCGTCGGAGAACAGGACGAGCGGGATGAGACGATGCGACACGCAAAAGGCATTGGATCAATGCGGTCCGAACGAAAGATGCGTTCAAAATTCGAAGGACGAGGAAGCGCAGTGCATGTGCCAGATTGGTTTTGAACTGGAGAACGGCCAGTGTATACACCTTGCCACTACCACGATGGTTAGCATCACTACCGTTCAATCGGACGTCAAAGTGGACTCAGGAGGTACTTGAAGTTCGATAGATGTATTCCTTACAATAACAAAATTAACCGTGTAGACTCGAGTGGAGGGAAAATTTTCCACGATAGATTGCTTATAGATTAATTTTCGCCGACCGATAACAACACGGTTGCATTAGCCTTTATTATTCATTGCTTGGCGATACGGCTCATCGTATCGCTAACGTGAAAAAGAAACGGTCGGGCAAGAAGCCAGCTGTGCGTTTAGCGCAACACGCGCTGCTCATTATGCACGGGTCAATCCACTAAAACGtcattgtttttttttgaatttttgtttaGGTAGTTCTGTAGCTGCTGGTTTGTTAATACCAACCTTCCTCGTAGTAATCGGTGTGCTGCTCTACCTCGGCGCGAGACGATACAAGTGGCTGCAACGATTTCGGCTCTTCCGCCCGAATCGTTACGGTAATGTGCTAGTCACGAGagacgacgatgacgatgacgaccCGCCGATAGCGTGAGGAAACACGTAACCGTAATTAACGCGCGTGCCGTGTACCCGAG of the Osmia lignaria lignaria isolate PbOS001 chromosome 7, iyOsmLign1, whole genome shotgun sequence genome contains:
- the LOC117604317 gene encoding UPF0415 protein C7orf25 homolog — translated: MEEKVELLKCLEEKIDSGKATVDRLKLVGKIDGVEKLVRKIQQEIRFLEKVQSTGNVKKEHLQSTNLIHLNAIVARLFCANEPTNVLKPFKYQKSRLEVDIVCNGGASWVKVIARNARALTLISMGNGEYGQKSVLDQASSFLQCAKCYPYLYRPPEIVFHFAYGIEIPLAKNLELMGVAVEGDRIECEEEKSMDIHDIDEKFSTRMYTSEFNGEPLDESKRNTNSNLDTLNVSPLETEIKILNLDVSTLLAYVTNMTNGYDHFIYREPLLTQQAEMERKRPVKPILESIFKDKELIVCQTAYENFMNIIDVIGGPKETLRAKELLSRVRIVNDIPAGRIIEKLNLGGKIKDRSRLVFATGENTKSITVSANEGFVRAARMQGIECTVFLHEPRSLSEIKEGYATKISPS
- the LOC143305426 gene encoding uncharacterized protein LOC143305426, translated to MREEGRNKRKMQNIRADAFCYLIVAMLFLAPFSYADSSSENRTSGMRRCDTQKALDQCGPNERCVQNSKDEEAQCMCQIGFELENGQCIHLATTTMVSITTVQSDVKVDSGGSSVAAGLLIPTFLVVIGVLLYLGARRYKWLQRFRLFRPNRYGNVLVTRDDDDDDDPPIA
- the LOC117604321 gene encoding tetratricopeptide repeat protein 12-like, which codes for MREETVLNLKWHSFPSHLAVSLDTCYEKQQFVDLSLKLCIMDEVEDELDEKIKEGEEMISNLTADKHVTEEEFQNFMHRVNEVEKIVKKLASPDPEEQKHGQILADEILETKPTKDFSEDDELKVKVNRTVINKYSKDENITDEQMSREAFMSSVEKDAKERAESRKIRNERAETMKRIGNGAFKEENYEKAVTYYSKALEQRKDSSVLWNNRALSYIRLGLYEKALDDCEWALKIHEANLKALLNSAKCYKKLGNEMKYKEYIRLARERNPHFNKFINEFEEGTDGCVDEQT